In Arsenicicoccus dermatophilus, a genomic segment contains:
- a CDS encoding DUF7507 domain-containing protein, whose translation MNDAADTVTYTFKVTNTGNVTLNPVWLTDLSLGIVDETCMAGSLAPGASATCPPVTVKLSQAQLDAGTVDNAATIMGIAPNGQPVTSDDTTSRPLAQGSAFTIVKSHVNLADGTARTTDGPSGLPGVVDAGDTVTFSFTVSNTGNTTLSGLQISDQLPTTAVSCPTTTAAPGEVITCTADYTLTQFDINAGEVSNTATASMAAPTGAPQPADQTSIDVAKLALKAAVTFDKQAGTVVDANKTGNQEAGDTIPYTFVVWNTGNVPLTVSAIKDDKLDGAGAAGSAWPSAYTCTHRDPNHGAFDPTKDEIAPQTGIECTASYTITSTDMLAGDVTNHATLVTAVGGGYTIDPPAETDPEITSTLLQKASPAIQVQKNVLTMADGSTFVDNNGDGIKNAGDYVYFSLVSQNVGTAGLTDVTIGDPMLTMANVKVVQGSLNADNRLVCDLGAVRQQPVTSDWITTPGGSTIMAKRATGLTGLLAALVGGQAADGTPVLDPTQWCGCGVLQYTITENDVAKGMVQTTADVSGKPLGSTEVVKDIDQAPVPLDLTTGYTLDKQADLQDVNGNGTADEGEKVTYSFTVTNTGQVEIPSVKITDSMLGLAAQECLATPLAVGASTSCLATTYSVKSGDLGYGSIQNVASAQAYYSDGSTLGAKASDSTDTPVADQVLGGRTTLPGTGGGSGGGGTGGGGYGPGIIPGGVYGGMPGMVISTNDGTTWQPGQPVPAGYYVDPRTGKLAKTGADVLVLLAAGLGMLLVGAWLLVLAKRRRDEEDEEGTDTA comes from the coding sequence ATGAACGACGCCGCCGACACGGTGACCTACACCTTCAAGGTCACCAACACCGGCAACGTCACCCTGAACCCCGTGTGGCTGACCGACCTCAGCCTGGGCATCGTGGACGAGACCTGCATGGCCGGTTCGCTGGCCCCCGGGGCCAGCGCGACGTGCCCCCCGGTGACGGTGAAGCTCAGCCAGGCCCAGCTCGACGCCGGCACGGTCGACAACGCCGCCACGATCATGGGGATCGCGCCCAACGGCCAGCCCGTCACCTCGGACGACACCACCTCGCGGCCGCTGGCCCAGGGTTCGGCGTTCACCATCGTCAAGTCGCACGTCAACCTGGCGGACGGGACTGCCCGCACAACGGACGGCCCCTCGGGCCTCCCGGGCGTGGTCGACGCCGGTGACACCGTGACCTTCAGCTTCACGGTCAGCAACACCGGCAACACCACCCTGAGCGGTCTGCAGATCAGCGACCAACTGCCCACCACCGCGGTGAGCTGCCCGACCACGACCGCCGCACCCGGCGAGGTCATCACCTGCACCGCGGACTACACGCTGACACAGTTCGACATCAACGCCGGCGAGGTGAGCAACACGGCCACGGCGTCGATGGCGGCGCCCACGGGTGCTCCGCAGCCCGCCGACCAGACGTCCATCGACGTCGCCAAGCTGGCGCTCAAGGCAGCCGTCACCTTCGACAAGCAGGCCGGCACCGTCGTGGACGCCAACAAGACCGGCAACCAGGAGGCCGGGGACACGATCCCCTACACCTTCGTGGTGTGGAACACCGGCAACGTCCCGCTGACCGTCTCGGCGATCAAGGACGACAAGCTGGACGGTGCCGGTGCAGCCGGCTCGGCCTGGCCCTCGGCATACACCTGCACCCACCGAGACCCCAACCACGGTGCCTTCGACCCGACCAAGGACGAGATCGCCCCGCAGACGGGTATCGAGTGCACGGCGAGCTACACGATCACCTCGACCGACATGCTGGCCGGTGACGTGACCAACCACGCCACGCTGGTGACGGCGGTGGGTGGTGGCTACACCATCGACCCGCCTGCCGAGACGGACCCGGAGATCACCTCCACCCTCCTGCAGAAGGCCTCCCCGGCCATCCAGGTGCAGAAGAACGTGCTGACCATGGCCGACGGGTCGACCTTCGTGGACAACAACGGCGACGGCATCAAGAACGCCGGTGACTACGTCTACTTCTCGCTCGTGTCGCAGAACGTGGGTACGGCGGGTCTGACCGACGTGACCATCGGCGACCCGATGCTGACCATGGCCAACGTTAAGGTGGTCCAGGGCAGCCTCAATGCCGACAACCGACTGGTCTGCGACCTGGGTGCCGTCCGCCAGCAACCGGTCACCTCCGACTGGATCACCACCCCGGGCGGATCCACGATCATGGCCAAGCGGGCCACCGGCCTCACCGGTCTGCTGGCTGCCCTGGTCGGCGGACAGGCCGCCGACGGGACCCCGGTCCTGGACCCGACCCAGTGGTGCGGCTGCGGCGTGCTGCAGTACACCATCACCGAGAATGACGTGGCCAAGGGCATGGTCCAGACCACCGCGGACGTGAGTGGCAAGCCCCTCGGCTCGACCGAGGTGGTCAAGGACATCGACCAGGCCCCGGTGCCGCTGGACCTCACCACGGGCTACACGCTCGACAAGCAGGCCGACCTGCAGGACGTCAACGGCAACGGCACCGCGGACGAGGGCGAGAAGGTCACCTACTCGTTCACGGTGACGAACACCGGTCAGGTCGAGATCCCCAGCGTCAAGATCACCGACTCGATGCTCGGGCTCGCGGCCCAGGAGTGCCTGGCCACGCCCTTGGCGGTGGGTGCCTCGACCTCCTGCCTGGCCACGACCTACTCGGTCAAGTCCGGTGACCTGGGCTATGGCTCGATCCAGAACGTCGCGTCGGCGCAGGCCTACTACTCCGACGGGTCGACCCTCGGTGCCAAGGCCTCCGACAGCACGGACACCCCGGTCGCGGACCAGGTGCTCGGGGGCCGGACCACGCTGCCGGGCACCGGTGGTGGCTCCGGTGGCGGTGGCACCGGAGGCGGAGGCTACGGTCCGGGCATCATCCCGGGCGGTGTCTACGGCGGTATGCCGGGCATGGTGATCTCCACCAACGACGGCACCACCTGGCAGCCGGGCCAGCCGGTCCCCGCGGGCTACTACGTCGACCCGCGGACGGGCAAGCTCGCCAAGACGGGTGCCGACGTGCTGGTCCTGCTCGCGGCAGGCCTCGGGATGCTCCTCGTCGGCGCCTGGCTGTTGGTCCTCGCCAAGCGTCGTCGCGACGAGGAGGACGAGGAGGGGACGGACACGGCCTGA